ATGATCGGCGAGATCGGCGGCGACGCCGAGGAGCGGGCCGCCGCGTACATCGAGCAGCACGTCACCAAGCCGGTCGTGGCCTACGTCGCGGGCTTCACAGCGCCGGAGGGCAAGACCATGGGGCACGCGGGCGCGATCGTGTCCGGCTCCGCAGGCACCGCCCAGGCCAAGAAGGAGGCTCTGGAGAAGGTCGGCGTCCGCGTCGGCAAGACCCCCTCCGAGACCGCCCAGCTCATGCGGGAAATCATGCAGGCGCGTTGATTGCTCGCGTTTCAAAGCCCCGTGCGGTTCGCGCCGCGCGGGGCTTTCTGCGTATGGTGCGTGAGGTCGGATCGACGCGGCTCTGGTCTTGTCGGTTCTGACGTGGCACATTTCCTGTTATGGGCAGGGACGTGCCAGTCGTCGTGTTCAGTCGGGAAGATCGCCGGAAATATCGGGAAAAGGTGCGTCGATGTCTCGACGTCTTCGCCCAGATGCTCCGCGAGTCCCGCTTCGAGTTCGAACGCCCCCTCGCCGGCCTGGAGATCGAGCTCAACATCGTGGACGCGTACGGCGAGGCCGCCATGCGCAACGCCCAGGTGCTGGCCGCCATCGAGCAGCCGGACTGGGCGACGGAGCTGGGACAGTTCAACATCGAGATCAACATCGAGCCCCAGGAGCTGAGCGGCGACGGCGCGTTGCACCTGGAGAACGACGTCAGGGCGCGGCTCAACCACGCCGAGGAGCGCGCCCGCTCCCAGGACGGCCACCTGGTCCTGATCGGCATCCTGCCCACGCTGCGCGAGCAGGACATCGGCGAGGGCACGCTCTCCGCGAACCCCCGCTACCGCCTGCTCAACGAGCAGATCTTCGCGGCCCGCGGGGAGGACCTGCATCTGTGCATCGAGGGCGTCGAACGCCTGGACACCCATGCCGACAGCGTCGCCCCCGAGGCCGCGTGCACCAGTGTGCAGCTGCACCTGCAGGTCAGCCCGGAGGCGTTCGCCTCGCACTGGAACGCCGCCCAGGCCATCGCGGGGCCCCAGATCGCGCTCGCGGCCAACTCCCCTTACCTGTTCGGCAAGGAGCTGCACCGCGAGACCAGGATCGCCCTGTTCGAGCAGGCCACGGACACGCGGCCGGCCGAGCTGAAGGCGCAGGGCGTGCGGCCCCGGGTGTGGTTCGGGGAGCGGTGGATCACGAGTGTTTTCGACCTCTTCGAGGAGAACGTCAGCTACTACCCCGCCCTGCTGCCGCTCTGTGAGGACGAGGACCCGCGTACCGAGCTCGAACAGGGACGCATCCCGCACCTTCATGAGCTGACCCTGCACAACGGCACGATCTACCGCTGGAACCGGCCGGTGTACGCGGTGGTGGACGGGGTCCCGCACCTGCGCGTGGAGAACCGCGTGCTGCCTGCCGGGCCTTCCGTGGCCGACATCGCGGCCAACGCCGCGTTCTACTACGGGCTGATGCGCGTGCTGCCGTACGCCGAACGGCCGATCTGGAGTCAGATGTCGTTCCAGGCGGCGGAGGACAACCTCGCCGCGGCGGCCCGGCACGGGCTGGACGCGCGGCTCTACTGGCCGGGAATGGGAGAGGTGCCCGCGGCCGAGCTGATCCTGCGCCGCCTCCTCCCCATGGCGCACGAGGGTCTGGCCAAGTGGGGCGTGAACGGTCCCGTCGCCGACCGGCTGCTCGGCATCATCGAGGGCCGCTGCCTGACGGGCCGTACGGGGGCGAGCTGGCAGGTGGACCGCGTACGCGCGCACGGAGGAGATCGGCATGAAGCGTTGCGATCCATGACACTCGGGTACATCGAGCGGATGCACTCGAATGAGCCCGTGCACATGTGGGACGTGTGACTTCCGTGAAGCGCATCCTGATCATCGGCCTGGTCCTGCTCCTGGGCGCCTGCGGCCTCGCGAGGCCGCGGTCCATGGACGCGAGGGGGGCCGACTCGTTCGAGGACGACGTGCGGACCGCTCGTACGCTGACGGAGGAGTTCTGGAAGCAGTACTTTCAGCGGCTCGGGCGCACTTATCGGCCTATCGCTGACTTCGTCCCCTATTCCGGTAATTCTGGCCCTAAGTGCGGCAATGAGCCCGCCGTCCCGAACAACGCCTTTTACTGTCCTGTCGGACACTTCATCGCCTACGACCAGGATTGGATGGAGTCGCTCTGGAACGAGATGGGTGACGGGTCGGTCTATGTGATCATTCCGCATGAGCTCGGGCATGCCGTGCAGGCACAGCTCCAGACCGATTTCCAGCTGAACGTACAAATGGAGCTGCAGGCCGACTGCTACGCGGGCGGCACCCTCTCGTCCCTGGTCGGCTCGGGCGCGCTGGAGACGCAGCCGGGCGACGAGGACGAGCTGCTCCTGAGCCTGGAGGCCGCCGGCGACCCGACGGACGACTGGCTGAACCCGTCCGCGCACGGGACGGCCGAGCGGCGCCAGGCGTCGTTCGCGACGGGTTGGAAGAGGGGGGTGAGCGCCTGCTGAGCATCGCCCTCCTGGGATGTGCACATTCGTGCCTGGGTCCAACTCGGGGATGTACGCACGGGTCAACCCAGAGGATGATGTGTCTGATCATGACCACGCTCTACCTTTGACCCATGCCTTTGGAGGAGATCGGCTGGCTGCGCAGGGGTGCGTGCAGGTCCAGCGACCCTGACCTCTTCTTCCCCCTAGCCCCCACCCCCTTGCAGGAGGCCCGCGCCAAGGCGGTGTGCGCCCGCTGCCAGGTCATCGAGGAGTGCCGCTCGTACGCGTTACGTGCGGGCGAGTCGGAGGGCATCTGGGGCGGCCTCACCCCGGAGGAACGCCGCCGCACCCGCTTCCCCACCGGCTGGCGCCGCCCCGCCGCTTCGTAGCTCCTTCACCCCGCCCGGGGCGGAGGCGCGACGTAGCCTGCAAGGGTGTTGATCCGCTCGATCGCCATACTCACCGCCGCCAACATCATGAACAACAAGGTCGCCCCTCGCCTGGCGCCCCTGACCTCGGCCGCGGCGACCGCCGCCCTGGTCGCGATGGCTCGCCGGTCCGGCCTGTCGTGGCAGGAGCTGGGGTTCGAGCACGGCCGCCGGGGCGCCCTGACAGGAGGTGCCCTGGCGGCGGCGGTGGCCGCCGTCTACACCGTCGGCATCGCGAACCCCCGCACCAGGCCGCTTTTCCTCGACGAGCGCGCCCTGTCGCTCTCGCGCGCCCGCGCCCTGGAGGAGGCCCTGCTCCAGGTCCCGATGGGCACCGTGCTGCTGGAGGAGGTGGGCTTCAGGGGCGCCCTGTACGCCATGCTGCGCCGGCGTCACGGCACGGTCGCCGCCACGGCGACCTCCTCGGCGCTGTTCGGCCTGTGGCACATCCTCCCCGCGATCGACATGGCCCGCGCCAACCCCGCGCTGGGCGCCCTGACGTCCGCCGAGTCCTCCACCCACCTCGACACCGCACGGGTGGTGGCGGGGAGTGTGGTGTCCACGGCGGCGGCCGGGGTGCTGTTCTGCGAGCTGCGCCGTCACGGCGGTCTGCTGGCCCCCACCATGCTCCACGTCGCCACCAACTCCTTCGGCTACCTCTTCGCCCGGATCGCCGCCAAGCGAAAGTAGGGCTTTTGCCCGGGTTGGCTACGGAGAGTGGGTAACGTCCGGTGGATCTTTGGCATGCCGGGCGTGAGGTTTCTCCTCCGCCGGTCCAAGTTCCTTCATCTTCAGATGGAGCGTTCCATACCCGTCTTCGCCTGGTGCTTTACCGTCTCTGCCGCGGGCTTCTCAGGGCCGGTGCCGCCCTGAGAAGTGCGTATATCAAGATCATCAATTCTGATATACGATAGGAGCAGAGAGGTGATACTGCATGCGTACAGTAATCGACATCGACAAGGACCTTCTGGAGAGGGCGCAGCGGAAGCTGGGCGCCCCGACCATGAAGGAAACAGTTCGCGCGGCGCTTCAGGCGGTCGTCGACAGGGACGCGGAAAGGGCGAGCGCAATCGAGGCGTTCGAGTTCTGGCGCACGGAGGGGAGCCCGGACCTGCTGGATCCGGAGATCATGAAGCATGCGTGGCGGCGACTGGAGTGATGTATCTCCTCGACAAGAGCGCACTGGCTCGCATACGCACCAGCGATGTGGTCGCCAAGGCTCTTCATCCGCTCTACGCGGCCCGCGTCGTGGCGACCTGCGCCATCATCGACCTGGAGGTGCTCTACAGCGCCCGCGACTACGCGCACTATCAGCGCATCCTGCACGCCCAGCGGCAGTGCGTATCCCTCCCAGTGGACCAGGAGGTCCAGGCGAGAGCGCTGGACGTGCAGAGACAGCTCGTCGAACGGTCTCAGCACCGCGGCCTCGGGCCGAACGATCTGCTGATCGCCGCCTGTGCGGAGGTGCACGGGGCGACGATCCTGCATTACGACCGCGACTTCGACGTCATCTCCGAAGCCACCGGTCAGCCGTCGCTCTGGGTGGTGCGCCCAGGGTCCGTGCCCTAGAGACGAGCCCTGGGCAGAGGTCAGGCCGTGGGGACGACCTGGAACGCCTCCGCGTAGTGGCCGGCGGGGAGGCCGGCCTCTTCGCCCCAGGCGGCGAAGCGGGTCTTGACGAAGTCGATGAAGCCCTCCACGTGGGCGACCTGGCTCACATGTGACTGCAAGGCCGCGAGCTTGCGGTCCATGGCCTCGGTGATGTCCACCCAGTGGTTGGGGGACGAGCCGCCGGTGAGCCACACCTCGCGTACGGTCCACGCCGCCAGGCCCTCGTCCTTGACCAGCTCAGGGTAGGCGTAGGGGTTGCGGGCGTCCGGGTAGACGGCGTCCAGGGCGCAGCCGCCCACCGCCCGGTGGTCGGGATGGCTGGGGGCGACGTGCTGGTAGTTGCGGTCCGGGTGGTGGGTGATGACCAGGTCCGGCCGGACCTGGCGGATGACGCGTGAGATGTCGCGCCTGAGCTCCAGCGAGGGCACCACCTGCCCGTCGGAGTAGCCGAGGAAGCGCACGTCCGTGACGCCGACCGCCTTGGCGGCGGTGCGCTGCTCGGTCCTGCGGAGCTCGGCCATGCCGGAGTTGTCCAGAGTACGTTCGTTGCCGCCCGCATCCCCGTCCGTCACCAGCAAGTACGTGACCTCGACCCCCTTGTCGACGAACAGCGCCACGCTGCCCGCCGCTCCGAAATCGACGTCATCTGGGTGGGCGGTCACCACAAGGACCCTGTTGATCTCGGCTTCCGGCAGCATGGCTCCCCTTTCTGATGTTCTACGAAGGACAACCGCGGGCCCCTCGGATGGCATTCCGGTCAACGATTGTCGGTGGGGCGTCTTAACCTAGGTAGGTGCCCACCCAAGTCTCTGTAGACCACCCCCTGCTGGACGGCCTCAACCCGCAGCAGCGCGAGGCCGTGATCCATCATGGCAGTCCGCTGCTCATCGTCGCGGGGGCGGGATCCGGGAAGACGCGGGTGCTCACGCATCGCATCGCGTACCTGCTGGCCGAGCGCGACGTGCATCCGGGCGAGATCCTGGCGATCACGTTCACCAACAAGGCCGCCCGCGAGATGAAGGAGCGCATCGACAAGCTGGTCGGGCCGCGCTCCAAGGCGATGTGGGTGATGACGTTCCACAGTGCCTGCATGCGCATCCTGCGGCGGGAGGCCAAGCGGCTGGGGTTCCCGTCGAGCTTCTCGATCTACGACCAGGCCGACTCGCAGCGGCTCATGGCGATGGTCTGCAGGGAGATGGAGCTCGACCCCAAGCGCTACCCGCCGCGCTCGTTCTCGGCCCAGGTCAGCAACTTCAAGAACGAGCTGATCGACTACGAGACCGCGCTCGACAAGGCGGGCTCGCACCTGGAGAAGACGCTCGCGCAGGCGTACAAGGCCTATCAGCTCAAGCTGACCGAGGCCGGCGCGATGGACTTCGACGACATCATCATGAACACGGTGACGTTGTTCCAGCTCTTCCCCGACGTGGCCGAGCACTACCGGATGCGGTTCAGGCACGTGCTGGTGGACGAGTACCAGGACACCAACCACGCCCAGTACATCCTGATCAGGGAGCTGGTCGGGCATCCCGAGCTGCGCACGACCGACGGCGAGCTGGTCAGGTCGGGCGCCGACATGTCCGAGCTGTGCGTGGTGGGCGACGCCGACCAGTCCATTTACGCCTTCCGCGGCGCGACGATCCGCAACATCCTGGAGTTCGAGCGCGACTACCCCGACGCGCGCACGATCCTGCTGGAGCAGAACTACCGCTCCACCCAGAACATCCTGGCCGCCGCCAACGCGGTCATCGCCCGCAACGAGTCGCGCAAACCCAAGAACCTCTGGTCCGACCAGGGCGACGGGCCCAAGATCGTCGGGTACGTCGCCGACAACGAGCACGACGAGGCCATGTTCGTGGCCCAGGAGGTCGACCGGCTCAGCGACGAGGAGGACGTCAGGCCGGGCGACGTCGCCGTCTTCTACCGCACCAACGCCGCCTCCCGCGTGTTCGAGGAGATCTTCATCCGCACCGGGCTGCCGTACAAGGTGGTCGGGGGCGTGCGCTTCTACGAGCGCAAGGAGGTCAAGGACCTGCTGGCGTACCTGCGCGTGCTCGCCAACCCGGCCGATGTGGTGTCGCTGCGCCGCATTCTCAACGTGCCCAAGCGCGGCATCGGCGAGCGCGCCGAGGCGATGATCGAGGCGCTGTCGTCGCGCGAGCGCATCTCGTTCTGGGACGCGCTGCGCCGGGCCGACGAGGCGTACGGGATGGCCACCCGCTCGCTCAACGCGGTACGCGAGTTCGTCGCGCTGGTCGAGGAGCTGATCGCCAAGGGCGAGGGCATGCCGCCGTCGGCGCTGGCCGAGGAGGTGCTGGTGGCCACCGGCTACCGCGCCGAGCTGGAGGCGTCCGAGGATCCGCAGGACGAGTCGCGGCTGGAAAACCTCAACGAGCTCATCTCCGTCGCCTCCGAGTTCGAGGAGGCCAATCCGGAGGGGACGCTGGTGGAGTTCCTGGAGCAGGTGTCGCTCGTGGCCGACGCCGACCAGATCCCCGAGGCGGACGGCGGGCAGGGGGTGGTCACTCTGATGACCCTGCACACGGCCAAGGGGCTGGAGTTCCCGGTCGTCTTCCTGACGGCCATGGAGGACGGGGTGTTCCCGCACATCCGGTCGCTCGGGGAGCCCAAGGAGCTGGAGGAGGAGCGGCGGCTGGCGTACGTCGGGATCACCCGGGCGCAGAAGCGGCTCTACATCACGCGGGCGGCCGTGCGCAGCTCCTGGGGGGCGCCCTCGTTCAACCCGGCCTCGCGGTTCGTCAACGAGGTGCCGGGGCAGCTCATCGACTGGCGTACGGACCCGGAGAAGTCCGCCTGGAGCGCGGCCACCCGGCGGGAGCCCGCCGCCCGCCCGGCCCCCGCCAAGAGCGGTGGGCGCAAGGTGCCCTCGCTGGCGCCCGGCGACCGGGTGACGCACGACGCGTTCGGCCTGGGCACGGTGGTTTCCGTGGACGGGGTGGCCGAGAAGACCAAGGTGAAGATCGACTTTGGCGGTGGCGGGGAGAAGACGCTGCTGCTGGCCTACGCCCCGCTCGAGAAGCTCTGACCCTCGTGCCCCGCCCCTGGAGGGAGGGGGCGGGGCACGGTAGCTCGGTGGGGGTCAGCTCTTCAGTGCGCTGCCCTTCTTCCACTCGGTCCAGTTGAGCTGCCAGTAGCTCCAGCCGTTGTTCCACTGCAGCTTGCGCTTCGTGCCGGTGATCTTGACGACGTCGCCGCGCTGGGCGATGCCGTAGAACCACTTGGCCCCGGCCGGGGTGGCGCGCACGCAGCCGTGGCTCTGGTTGGAGCGGCCCAGGAACTGGTAGTAGCCGGCGCTCTGGTGGACGTACTCACCGCTGTCGGAGATGCGTACCGCCCACGGGATCTCCTCCTTGTAGTAGCGCGGGTCCTTGGGATCCGTCACGCCCATCCAGGAGGAGGTCATGGTCTCCACGGGCTTCTTGCCCATGGTGAGGTGGACGCCGCTGGTGGTGAGGTAGACGTCCACGCCGTTCCTGACCAACCCGCCCCGGCCGGCGCTGATCGGGATCTTCTTGGCCAGCTTGCCGTCGCGGTACACCTTCATCTGATGGCTGCGGGTGTTGACCACGGAGATGTTCTTCGTGCCGACGGCGAAGCGCTGGGACACGTCCTTGGCGCCGGTGTTGCCGGGGAGCTGCGACAGGCGGGCGGTGAAGAGCACCTTCTGGTGGGGCTTCCAGTACGTCTTCGTACGGTAGATGACCTTGCGGGCCGACACCCAGCGCCACGCGCCCTCGGTCGGCCGCTCCGCCTGGACCTCCAGCAGGCCCTCCACGGCCGCCTTGTCTTCGACGTCGTGGTCGAACGTGACGATGATCGGGAAGCCGACGCCTACCTTCTCGGACTTCTCCCCCATCGGGGTTATGTCGGCTATATCAAGCTTGATCTTCTTCGCCGGTGCCGTGACGCCTGCCGCACCGACGGCCTGCACCACCGGGGCTTGCACTTGCGGGACGTGGCCGCTTTCGGCCGCACATGCCGTCAGAGCGGCCAATGCGACCAGGGCCGGCAGCATCCGGGGGACGCGATTCAAGGGGGCACTCCTGGACTATGAGTTTTTCTCCTTCATGTGTGACAACTGAGACAGGAGTTTTGTGGGCGGATCGGTGATAACTATCACGTAACGTTCCACTCCCCACATGGGTGACCGACCACCCAAAAGGGAAACGGCGGTCAGACCAGGCGGCGGGCGGTGGCCCAGCGGGAGAGTTCGTGGCGGTTGGAGAGCTGGAGCTTGCGGAGGACCGACGAGACGTGGGTCTCCACGGTCTTGACCGAGATGAAGAGCTCCTTGGCGATCTCCTTGTACGCGTACCCGCGCGCGATCAACCGCAGCACCTCGCGTTCCCGCTGCGTCAGCGAGTCGAGCTCCGGATCGATGGACGGCGCCTCCGACGAGGCGAACGCGTCCAGGACGAAACCCGCCAGCCGCGGCGAGAAGACCGCGTCGCCCTCCGCCACCCGCCGGATGGCGTCCGTGAGCTCCTTGCCGCTGATGTTCTTGGTCACGTACCCCCGGGCCCCGCCCCGGATCACGCCGATGACGTCCTCGGCGGCGTCCGAGACCGACAGGGCGAGGAAGCGCACCTGGGAGCCCGCGCCCAGCACCCGGCGCAGGACCTCCTGGCCCCCGCCCCCGGGCATGTGCACGTCCAGCAGGACCACGTCGGGCTGGTGCTCGGCGATCGCCTTGACGGCCGTCTCCACGTCCTCGGCCTCGCCGACCACCTCGATCGAGTCGCCCAGCTCCGCGCGTACGCCCGAACGGAACAGCCGGTGATCGTCGACGATCAACACGCGCGTCATGCCTTCTCCACCTTCATCGTCAACATCACTTCGGTGCCCTCGCCGACCGAGGTACGCACCCTGGCCACGCCCCCGTGACGCTCCATTCTCCCGATGATGGACTCCCTGATGCCCATCCTGTCGAGCGGCACCGCCTCGAGGTCGAAGCCCTTGCCCCGATCCTTCACGAAAATCGTGACTTCTTCACCCTCTACTTCCGCATAGACGGAAATGGAAGGACTCTCAGAGTATTTGGCCGCATTGACCATCGCCTGCCGCGACGCCTTGAGCATGGCGGCCAGCCTGCCGGTCGAGTCGAGGTCGATGTCCCCCACGCAGACGACCTCGATGGGCACCCCGTGCGCGTCCTCCTCCTCGGCCGCGATCCTGCGTACGGCGGCCGCCACCGTGGCGTCGGCGTCCTGAGCGGGCTGGTAGAGCCAGTTGCGCAGCTCGCGCTCCTGCGAACGGGCCAGCCTGGCGACCTCGCGCGGGTCGTGGGCGACGCGCTGGATGAGGGTGAGGGTGTGCAGCACCGAGTCGTGCACCATGGCGGCCACCTCGGCCCGCTCCTCCTGCCTGATGCGCTCGCGCCGCTCCAGCTGCAGCTCTTTCCACAGACCGGCGAGCCAGGGTGTGGCGATGACCGCCAGGCCGCCGACCACCACGACGGTGAACAGCAGACCAGGCCGCGCCTGGGCCAGCTCGCCCTGGACGTACAGGAAGCCGGCCGCGCCGATCACCACGAGCGCCACGCCGAGCAGCGTCCGAACCCGGTTCTTCCTGATGCTCGT
The nucleotide sequence above comes from Nonomuraea helvata. Encoded proteins:
- a CDS encoding CPBP family intramembrane glutamic endopeptidase encodes the protein MLIRSIAILTAANIMNNKVAPRLAPLTSAAATAALVAMARRSGLSWQELGFEHGRRGALTGGALAAAVAAVYTVGIANPRTRPLFLDERALSLSRARALEEALLQVPMGTVLLEEVGFRGALYAMLRRRHGTVAATATSSALFGLWHILPAIDMARANPALGALTSAESSTHLDTARVVAGSVVSTAAAGVLFCELRRHGGLLAPTMLHVATNSFGYLFARIAAKRK
- a CDS encoding PIG-L deacetylase family protein, with translation MLPEAEINRVLVVTAHPDDVDFGAAGSVALFVDKGVEVTYLLVTDGDAGGNERTLDNSGMAELRRTEQRTAAKAVGVTDVRFLGYSDGQVVPSLELRRDISRVIRQVRPDLVITHHPDRNYQHVAPSHPDHRAVGGCALDAVYPDARNPYAYPELVKDEGLAAWTVREVWLTGGSSPNHWVDITEAMDRKLAALQSHVSQVAHVEGFIDFVKTRFAAWGEEAGLPAGHYAEAFQVVPTA
- a CDS encoding L,D-transpeptidase codes for the protein MNRVPRMLPALVALAALTACAAESGHVPQVQAPVVQAVGAAGVTAPAKKIKLDIADITPMGEKSEKVGVGFPIIVTFDHDVEDKAAVEGLLEVQAERPTEGAWRWVSARKVIYRTKTYWKPHQKVLFTARLSQLPGNTGAKDVSQRFAVGTKNISVVNTRSHQMKVYRDGKLAKKIPISAGRGGLVRNGVDVYLTTSGVHLTMGKKPVETMTSSWMGVTDPKDPRYYKEEIPWAVRISDSGEYVHQSAGYYQFLGRSNQSHGCVRATPAGAKWFYGIAQRGDVVKITGTKRKLQWNNGWSYWQLNWTEWKKGSALKS
- a CDS encoding response regulator, yielding MTRVLIVDDHRLFRSGVRAELGDSIEVVGEAEDVETAVKAIAEHQPDVVLLDVHMPGGGGQEVLRRVLGAGSQVRFLALSVSDAAEDVIGVIRGGARGYVTKNISGKELTDAIRRVAEGDAVFSPRLAGFVLDAFASSEAPSIDPELDSLTQREREVLRLIARGYAYKEIAKELFISVKTVETHVSSVLRKLQLSNRHELSRWATARRLV
- the pcrA gene encoding DNA helicase PcrA is translated as MLDGLNPQQREAVIHHGSPLLIVAGAGSGKTRVLTHRIAYLLAERDVHPGEILAITFTNKAAREMKERIDKLVGPRSKAMWVMTFHSACMRILRREAKRLGFPSSFSIYDQADSQRLMAMVCREMELDPKRYPPRSFSAQVSNFKNELIDYETALDKAGSHLEKTLAQAYKAYQLKLTEAGAMDFDDIIMNTVTLFQLFPDVAEHYRMRFRHVLVDEYQDTNHAQYILIRELVGHPELRTTDGELVRSGADMSELCVVGDADQSIYAFRGATIRNILEFERDYPDARTILLEQNYRSTQNILAAANAVIARNESRKPKNLWSDQGDGPKIVGYVADNEHDEAMFVAQEVDRLSDEEDVRPGDVAVFYRTNAASRVFEEIFIRTGLPYKVVGGVRFYERKEVKDLLAYLRVLANPADVVSLRRILNVPKRGIGERAEAMIEALSSRERISFWDALRRADEAYGMATRSLNAVREFVALVEELIAKGEGMPPSALAEEVLVATGYRAELEASEDPQDESRLENLNELISVASEFEEANPEGTLVEFLEQVSLVADADQIPEADGGQGVVTLMTLHTAKGLEFPVVFLTAMEDGVFPHIRSLGEPKELEEERRLAYVGITRAQKRLYITRAAVRSSWGAPSFNPASRFVNEVPGQLIDWRTDPEKSAWSAATRREPAARPAPAKSGGRKVPSLAPGDRVTHDAFGLGTVVSVDGVAEKTKVKIDFGGGGEKTLLLAYAPLEKL
- a CDS encoding PIN domain nuclease, which codes for MAATGVMYLLDKSALARIRTSDVVAKALHPLYAARVVATCAIIDLEVLYSARDYAHYQRILHAQRQCVSLPVDQEVQARALDVQRQLVERSQHRGLGPNDLLIAACAEVHGATILHYDRDFDVISEATGQPSLWVVRPGSVP
- a CDS encoding glutamate--cysteine ligase — encoded protein: MRRCLDVFAQMLRESRFEFERPLAGLEIELNIVDAYGEAAMRNAQVLAAIEQPDWATELGQFNIEINIEPQELSGDGALHLENDVRARLNHAEERARSQDGHLVLIGILPTLREQDIGEGTLSANPRYRLLNEQIFAARGEDLHLCIEGVERLDTHADSVAPEAACTSVQLHLQVSPEAFASHWNAAQAIAGPQIALAANSPYLFGKELHRETRIALFEQATDTRPAELKAQGVRPRVWFGERWITSVFDLFEENVSYYPALLPLCEDEDPRTELEQGRIPHLHELTLHNGTIYRWNRPVYAVVDGVPHLRVENRVLPAGPSVADIAANAAFYYGLMRVLPYAERPIWSQMSFQAAEDNLAAAARHGLDARLYWPGMGEVPAAELILRRLLPMAHEGLAKWGVNGPVADRLLGIIEGRCLTGRTGASWQVDRVRAHGGDRHEALRSMTLGYIERMHSNEPVHMWDV
- a CDS encoding WhiB family transcriptional regulator, whose amino-acid sequence is MPLEEIGWLRRGACRSSDPDLFFPLAPTPLQEARAKAVCARCQVIEECRSYALRAGESEGIWGGLTPEERRRTRFPTGWRRPAAS
- a CDS encoding PspC domain-containing protein; this encodes MADQKTLAEPTGDAPYRRMMRPMEGRLLGGVAQGLAAQLSLDPVVIRLMFMLLSVVDGVGVVAYAVLWMIAPRQPYEGQPPQRDWSQLAAFSAIGVALFAFGWLTGASKGGIGMLPFAVGGIGALILWQQADPERRKNWVRGATTSIRKNRVRTLLGVALVVIGAAGFLYVQGELAQARPGLLFTVVVVGGLAVIATPWLAGLWKELQLERRERIRQEERAEVAAMVHDSVLHTLTLIQRVAHDPREVARLARSQERELRNWLYQPAQDADATVAAAVRRIAAEEEDAHGVPIEVVCVGDIDLDSTGRLAAMLKASRQAMVNAAKYSESPSISVYAEVEGEEVTIFVKDRGKGFDLEAVPLDRMGIRESIIGRMERHGGVARVRTSVGEGTEVMLTMKVEKA
- a CDS encoding type II toxin-antitoxin system VapB family antitoxin, with protein sequence MRTVIDIDKDLLERAQRKLGAPTMKETVRAALQAVVDRDAERASAIEAFEFWRTEGSPDLLDPEIMKHAWRRLE
- a CDS encoding neutral zinc metallopeptidase, whose product is MTSVKRILIIGLVLLLGACGLARPRSMDARGADSFEDDVRTARTLTEEFWKQYFQRLGRTYRPIADFVPYSGNSGPKCGNEPAVPNNAFYCPVGHFIAYDQDWMESLWNEMGDGSVYVIIPHELGHAVQAQLQTDFQLNVQMELQADCYAGGTLSSLVGSGALETQPGDEDELLLSLEAAGDPTDDWLNPSAHGTAERRQASFATGWKRGVSAC